From Girardinichthys multiradiatus isolate DD_20200921_A chromosome 3, DD_fGirMul_XY1, whole genome shotgun sequence, the proteins below share one genomic window:
- the LOC124865295 gene encoding protein S100-A5-like gives MSGILGAITILKKTFDKYAGEDKDKTTLSKKELANMLKTELPGAGGDKQAEVDEFFKMLDEDGDGLVNFKEYIIFVATLAMIINS, from the exons ATGTCTGGAATACTGGGTGCAATTACAATTCTTAAGAAAACTTTTGACAAGTATGCTGGAGAGGACAAAGACAAGACAACTCTGTCTAAGAAGGAACTAGCCAACATGCTCAAAACTGAGCTTCCTGGAGCAGGA GGTGACAAACAGGCAGAAGTAGATGAGTTTTTCAAGATGCTGGATGAGGACGGTGATGGTCTGGTTAACTTTAAGGAATACATCATTTTTGTTGCCACCCTTGCTATGATCATCAACTCTTAA